In Azospirillaceae bacterium, a genomic segment contains:
- a CDS encoding flagellar biosynthetic protein FliO, protein MNSAAYYVYAVLMLALVLGFILVTGWLVRRFGGGALLRLQGRSERRLGVVEAMALDPRRRLVLIRRDGAEHLLLLGGTQDLHLEGPIWPNRPATPVPSFETVLNEAAAPSAPARGPEL, encoded by the coding sequence ATGAATTCCGCTGCCTATTACGTCTACGCCGTGCTGATGCTGGCCCTGGTGCTGGGCTTCATCCTGGTCACCGGTTGGCTGGTCCGCCGGTTCGGGGGTGGCGCGCTGCTGCGCCTGCAAGGCCGCTCGGAACGCCGCCTGGGGGTGGTGGAGGCCATGGCGCTGGACCCACGCCGCCGCCTGGTGCTGATCCGGCGTGATGGGGCGGAGCACTTGCTTTTGCTGGGCGGCACCCAGGACCTGCACCTGGAAGGTCCCATATGGCCGAACCGGCCAGCCACCCCAGTGCCCAGTTTCGAAACCGTCCTGAACGAGGCCGCCGCCCCGTCGGCACCCGCCCGGGGACCCGAGTTATGA
- the fliP gene encoding flagellar type III secretion system pore protein FliP (The bacterial flagellar biogenesis protein FliP forms a type III secretion system (T3SS)-type pore required for flagellar assembly.) — translation MTTPVPAPVPRPQSRLFRWGTPLLAVLLTVAACLLAQGAYAQSLNLDLGSSGGSSTNRIIQLVVLMTVLSVAPSLLVMMTCFVRIIIVLGFLRSAMGTQQVPPNQVMLSLAMFLTFFIMAPTFQASYDAGIKPMIDEQVDELTGLKAAVVPFQEFMLKHTRDRDLQLFVDIAKIDKVTTPQALPIQVVIPAFMISELKRSFEIGFLVFVPFLVIDMVVSSVLQSMGMMMLPPAMISLPFKIIFFVLVDGWYLIVGSLVKSFG, via the coding sequence ATGACGACACCCGTTCCCGCCCCCGTTCCCAGGCCGCAATCGCGCCTGTTCCGCTGGGGCACGCCGCTGCTGGCCGTGCTGCTGACGGTGGCCGCCTGCCTGTTGGCCCAGGGCGCCTATGCCCAAAGCCTGAACCTGGATCTGGGCTCCTCAGGCGGCAGTTCCACCAACCGCATCATCCAGCTGGTGGTGCTGATGACGGTGCTGTCGGTGGCGCCCAGCCTGCTGGTGATGATGACCTGCTTCGTGCGCATCATCATCGTGCTGGGTTTCCTGCGCTCCGCCATGGGCACGCAGCAGGTGCCGCCCAACCAGGTGATGCTGAGCCTGGCGATGTTCCTCACCTTCTTCATCATGGCGCCGACCTTCCAGGCCTCCTACGACGCCGGCATCAAGCCCATGATCGATGAGCAGGTGGATGAACTGACGGGCCTGAAGGCGGCCGTCGTGCCCTTCCAGGAATTCATGCTGAAGCACACGCGCGACCGCGACCTTCAGCTGTTCGTCGATATCGCCAAGATCGACAAGGTGACCACACCCCAGGCCCTGCCCATCCAGGTGGTCATCCCGGCCTTCATGATCTCGGAACTCAAGCGCTCGTTCGAGATCGGCTTCCTGGTGTTCGTGCCCTTCCTGGTCATCGACATGGTGGTGTCGTCGGTGCTGCAGTCCATGGGCATGATGATGCTGCCCCCGGCCATGATCTCATTGCCGTTCAAGATCATCTTCTTCGTGCTGGTGGACGGCTGGTACCTGATCGTCGGCAGCCTGGTGAAGAGTTTCGGGTAG